Within Desulfonatronovibrio magnus, the genomic segment TCTGACTTCAGACTTCTGACTTCTGACTTCTTTCATTCCGTGTCTTTCCGTGTATTCCGTGGGCAATTCTTCTCTTTTCTTTCTTCAATTCCAGCATTCCAGGATCCCAGCATTTCTTCTATACAATACTTTCTCTTCCCTCATATCCCCAGCTCATTCAAGCTGAAAATTGCCAATAACATGGAAACAACCATTGCTCCAATCACCAGTCCCATGACCAGTATTACCATAGGTTCAAAAAGGGCTGTAAAAGATTTTATAGCTGCTTTCAGATCTTTGTCATACATATCACCCACTTTTTCCAGCATCTCAGGCATATTGCCTGATTCCTCACCAACACCCAGCATGTTCACAGCAAGTGAAGGAAAAACCCGGTGACGCTCCAGAGAAGATGAAAGCATCCTGCCCTGCTTAAGATCATCATAAACCTGATCCAGCATCAATTTCAATGAATTGTTAACCACCACCCCTTTGACAATATTCATTGCCGCGAGAATGGATACTCCGCTGTTAAGCAGTGTTCCAAGAGTTTTGGAAAATCTCGCAATTTCAACCTTCAGCAGGATAGGCCCTATCAATGGCAGACCCAGCTTGAAGCGATCCCACCAGTCTCTGCCTCCAGGGGTTGCCACAAAGTATTTAAACATAGCGACAAGACTCAACACAGCAATGAAAAGTGCCCACCACCAGGCTTGCAGAAAGTTTCCTGCCACCAGCATAATCTGAGTGGCCATGGGCAGATCTATACCCATGTCTGTAAAGATTTCTGCAAAACGTGGCACAACAATAATAAGCATGATCAGTATGGAGCCTATGGCTGTAAACCCAAGTATGGCAGGGTAAATCATGGAAGATATGAGATAGTCTTTTAATTCCTGAATCTCAGTAAGAAACTCTGACACCCTCTGCAGCACAACTTCCAGAACACCTCCGGATTCACCGGCCCTGACCATGTTTACAAACACTCCAGGAAATACCGCAGGATACTTTTCCAAAGCCTGATGCAGGGTACTGCCTTCTCTGATCTGATTGTGGACATCCTGAATAACCTTGGCAAAAGCTTTATTTTCGGTAAGGTCCGCCAGAATAGTCAGGCATTTATTAAGGGTGATTCCAGCCTTGAGCATGGTGGCCAGATGCTCTGAGAACATGATGAGGTCTTTGTTTTTAACTTTTCTTCCAAGGCTGAGCTTGAGTGCTGCCAGACTGGAAAAGGCCTTTTTCATGTCTGATCCAGATGAAGGGGCGCGGAGTCTAAGAGTCTTTCGTGGCTTCTCTATTGCTCCTGGAAGATGAACAGACAGGGGAATAAGCCCCATGGCGTGAACTTTAGATACAGCTCGCTTTTCGTCTTCAGCAAATATCTTGCCGTGACTGATTTTACCTTCAGCAGTTGATGCTTTATATTCAAATTCCATTTGTTACTTGAGAAGTAGATGTTATCAGTTGATTGTTAATTGTTATTGGTTAATTGTTAGGAAACTGTCCCCTGTTGGCTTTTCAGAAACGCATAATGCTCCCATGTCCAAAGTCCGAACTCTTCAGCCTTCATTCTTCATTCTTCAACCTTCAACCTTCAGCCTTCAGCCTTCAGCCTTCAGCCTTCAACCTTCAACCTTCAGCCTTCAGCCTTCAGCCTTTAAAAAAGTCCAGTTATGGGTACAACTGAACGATCCTTGTTTAAGTTGGGTTGTGGGCACAGCCAACGTTTCAGTCATTTTTCATCCTTACCTGGTTTTATTTGACCACTCTGCGCCTGCTGCTCGTAAAGCGCAAGCTTTTGAGCCAGTATCCTGATCCGCCTCTCCTGTCTCGAACGATCAATATCCATAAACAACAGCTTAATTAGCACCAGACACCAGCTAACAGCAATAAGGATTACCGGAGGATAGCCAACACCCAGGAGCTTTCCGAAAAAATTGACTATCTTGGGAAAAAAACCCACAAAAATCAGACCCGCGGCAACTCCAAACCACCATACTACATAATTTGAAGATAAGGAATCCCTGCGAATAAGATAAATGATCAATCCTGCAGTAAGTATGCCTAAGATAGCTGTAAAATAATTATAAACTGGAAGCATGTTAAGCTTGCTCCGTTATTAGTTCAGATCTCTATGATTAAAATATATATTTTGGGTTGTGGGCTAAGCCATCTTTACAGTCTATTGTCTACCTCTTCCTGCACTTCTGCCTGAACTTGCTTGCCGACAGGGAAGACGTAACCAGCATATATTTACAAACCTTTAACCAGTTATTAAAAACTCTGGAATGACCCTTCAGCCTCACAGACATTTCCACGGGCACTTCTGTAATTTTCAGTCCATGTTTCTTCATCATAAGCAATGCGCCCATATCCTGATAATCAAATAAGTACGCCCTTTTGTCCAGCATCAGCCTCATGGACCACCTGTTGTAAACCCTGAGCCCGGAAGTCAGGTCGTCAAATTCAGCGCGGCTAATATTTCTAAACCAGGTCCAGGCTATTTTCCTGAGCCTGCTTACCCTTTCAGGACAAGAGCCGATTATAACATCATAATCATCAATTATATTTTCTGCAAGCAGATACGGGATGCTTTGAGGAAGGTGCTGCCCGTCAGCATCGATGGTAAGAGCGTACTTATAGCCCCTTCGAATAGCGTATCTCAACCCTGTCTGAATGGCTCCCCATGCACCCAGCCTGACAGGCAGATTTAAAACTACAGCCCCAGCTGATTTTGCCTCTGCTTCAGTCAAGTCAGCACTCTGATCATTTACAACTGCCACATCCAGGCCATAGGACCTGACCCCCTGGACAACCTTGCCCACAGAATCTTCTTCATTGTAAGCAGGTATTATGGCGAGGCTGTTGTTGATTATGTGTTTTGCAATTTCCAACTTGTCATCCGAGTGTTTTTGAACTATAAATAGCAATAGCAAAACCATATCTGGCTCATGCTCCTGCAGGTTCGGGCAAGCCCTGATAAGCCCATAAGTGCAGATAATCAAATATCAGCATTAAGAACAGGCTGCAAGCTTCAACAAAATCAAATAATCTATGTTTCAAATGCCATTTACCAATGATCAGCTTTCTTTTCTCAAAGATCAGATCCCTTTGTGGATTACTGAACAACACTTTGGTAAGCCCATTGCTGTTTATGAAATGGAAATGCGTGAAAGGATTGTCAGACTTGAAGAAGAACTCAAACACCAGCGTCATATGATCCAGCATATCATTGATCAGATGGACAAACGCTTTGAACAGGTAGACAAACGTTTCGCTCAATTGACAAGACGCATGGACAGATTCATGATCTGGTCCTTTGACACAAGCCTGACCATGGCTGCCTTGATTATCGGAATTCTTAAGTACACATGAAACTGTTGGGTGTTCTGGGTTCTTTTTCTTCCGTGCCCTTCCGTGTATTCCGTGGGCCTGTCTTCTCTTTTCTTTTCTTTCTTCAATCCCAGTATGCCAGCATTTCCTTTCTGCCCTCTGACCTCTGACTCCTGCCCCCTGACTTCTGACTTCTCTGACTTCTCTGACCTCTGACTTCTTTCATTCCGTGCCCTTCCGTGTATTCCGTGGGCCTGTCTTCTCTTTTCTTTCTTCAATAAACCTTCCCAACCTCCCAGACAACCCTTTCAATAGAAAACTTTTCCTGCAGCCTTGCCCTGCCTCTACTTCCCATTTCTTCAGCCCTGGCCCTGTTTTGAAGCATATAGTTCATAGCCCTGGCCAGCCCCACAGAATCAGCGGGCTCCACCACAAGCCCGGTTTCATTATGGACATTCACTTCATTCATTCCTGAACCCTCAACCCTGGTAGTAATTAAAGGCTTGCCCAAAGACATGGCCTCTAACAGCACCACTCCAAAAGCCTCAGTTCTTTCAATGGAAGGCAGGCAAAAGGCCCGGCACTTCTTAAAGCATTGCTGCAGCTCAAAATGAGACAGCCTGCCAGGCAGACTCACCCTGCTGCCCAGCCCTGAGCTTTGCACAAGCCTTTGCATATCAGCCCTTAACGGGCCATCTCCAGCAATGACCAGCCTGCCCGGATAACCATCTTTACATGCTCTTATCAGATACTTAAAACCCTTGTAATAAGTAAACCTGCCCACACTAAAAATATACTCATCCCCCTCACAGCCTGATCCTGAATCAGCATGATTCATTTCTGAGCCAAACTTATTACGCTTGATCCCAAGGGGAATAACCCGGCATTTCTTTTTAAAACGTTTAAGAGGAAAGCTTGTTTCAAGGTAGGGAGTTGAAGTGGGAATAATTACATCAGCTTTGGCCAGGAGCCTGGTTTCAGGCAAGGAATAAAAAGGATATAACGTCCTGAGTTTCCATTCATTTTCAGACGAAACCACATCTGAATGCCAGTGAATCACCAGCTTGAAGCTTTTTTTGATGAACAAGAGCCAGAAAGCCGAGACATTTGGCATATGTACATGCACAACATCCGGCTTAAACTCAGTCAGCACTTTGCGTAAGGATTGGTAAAAACCCGGGGCAACCGGCGCGTATGCCGCCACCCCCATAATGGCCACCCTGACAATTTGTGCCCCTGACCCTGACTGACAGGTTTCTGTGGGACAGCCCCGCTTATGCTGGTGGCACAACACCAGCACTTCATTTCCAACCCTCACCTGCTCCCTGACCAGATCATCAAGAAAGTTTTCCATACCTCCATGAAAGGGCGGAAAATATTTGCCTATGTGCAGGATTTTCATTTGTATTCATTTACAGTTCAGACGCTTAAGAGCAAAGGATATCAGAGGCCCCGGCATTTAATTCTTCCATTCCGTGTCTTTCCGTGCATTCCGTGGGCATATCTTCTCTTGTTTTTCTTCAATCCCAGCATTTCTTCTCTGCCCTCTGTTCTCTGACCTCTGACTTCTGTCTTCTGACCTCTTCCATTCCGTGTCTTTCCGTGCATTGCGTGGGCATATCTTCTCTTGTTTTTCTTCAATCCCAGCATTTCTTCTCTGCCCTCTGTTCTCTGACCTCTGACTTCTGTCTTCTGACCTCTTCCCTTCCGTGTCTTTCCGTGCATTGCGTGGGCCTATCTTTTTTCTTCAATCCAACCCATAATTCCTCTCACCCATGGCAAAATACAATTCAGACAAAGCAAGCTGATAATCAAGTAAAGCCTGGTTTCTATTAACCTCAGCCCTTGTCAGTTGGACTTGAGCGTTAAGCAAATCCTGTATAGTTCCAACCCTTTGCCTGAACCTGTGTTCCTGCATGGAATAATTTTCCTTGGCAGCTGCTATGGATTTTCTGGTTGAAGCAAATCTGTTACTGGCTTCTTCGAGCCTCAGATATGCTGTTTTAGTTTCAGTGATGATTGAAGCCTCTGTGTCGGCCAAAGTCTGTTGTAAGCGCTTGATCTCGTAATCCATGCTCTGTCCACGATAATATTGCTGCCCACCACTGAAAAAATTCCATTGAACATTAATGCCGGTATTCCAGTAATGGTTAGTCTGATCACGGTCATAACGCTGACCAAACATATCCCTGCCACTCTCCAGGTATTCACTGGTTCGCTCAGAGTAGCTCATCTCCAAATTAACTGTAGGCAGCTTTCTACCCCTTGCAATTTGTTTCTCTCTTGAAGCAGATAGGATATTCTTTTTGATAAACTGCAGATCAGTTCTCTTCATTAGAGCGTCTGAAATAACCAGATCCAAGTCCGTAAATGGAGCAGGAACGATGTCAGCAATATCTCCCTGGTATTTTACAAAAAGGTCATGTTCAAGTCCCAGCAAAGAGTTAAGCCGGGTTTGATGTACCTTTACCTCGTTTCTTACTCTACTTAGATTTTGAAGTGTTTCTTCAAGTTCCACTTCAGCGTGCAGTACATCAACGTAAGGCACTAACCTGGATTCATAAAAGGCCTTTGCTGCTTGTATGCCTACTTCCAACCTCTCAATGCTGGACTCCAGACTGTTTACATCCTCACCTGCCTTTAAATAGTGAAGAAAATAATACTGTATCTCTCTAATTAACTGTCTTGCAGTGCTTTCTTTTTCCAATTCACTAATTTCTTTATCAATCTTGGCCTTCTGATAAGTATTAAATATGGTCATACCCGCAAACAGGGTCTGAGCCAGACGAACATTCCAGTAATGCTGATTCTGTTCCAGAAACTCAGAGTCTGTGGGTCCGGAAGCATAAGTGCTCCTGACCCAGTTATATCCGGCTCCAGCAGATAGTCTTGGCAAAAACTGACCCCTTGCAGACTTCCTCTCAGCCTCCCTGCTCATTACCCCGAATTCTCTGGCCTTTATCCGGGGACTTCTCTCAAGGCCGAGTTTTACAGCTTCTTCCAGGTTCAACACAATGCTATAATCATCAGAACCATCTTCACCTGCCATCCCCCATCCAGGCCATAGCAAAATGATTATTCCCACGGCCATCAAGATAAACTTATAACTATTTATATTCATTTCCTGCTCTCGCTTACAATATGGTGTATTACCTTTTACTTCTCTCTTTTGCTCTAAAATAGACCAATTCCCGGCATTTCTTCTCTGCCCTCTGCCCTCTGTCCCCTGTCCCCTGTCTCCTGCCCTCTTTCTTTCCGTGCCTTTCCGCGCATTCCGCCTGCCCAGTTGAATCTCTTCCATTCAACCGGGGTGGGCCATTCTTCTCTTCCTCTTTTCATTTCTTTCTTCAATCCCAGCATTTCTTTTCTGACCCTGACCCCTGACCCCTGTCTCCTGTCCCCTGTCCCCTGACCCCTGTCCCCTGATTGTGCATCCCAGCATTTTCACCCCGTTGAATGCCGCGCAAGCGACCCTGCGAAGCAGGATTCAGCAGGGGACATTCCATCTACTCCCTGAAAGCCCTGTTAATACTGTCAGTAATGGGTGTCATCAAATAGCCAAGTACAGTCTTTTCCCGGGTCTGGATAAACACCTGAGCCGGCATGCCCGGTGTAAGCCTGCTTTCATCACCAATGGCATTAATCAAAGATTCATGATCAAATTCTACATAAACCTGATAATATGGCGGCATGCCTTGCTGTCTTGGCTCAACCTTATCTGCTGATACGTAAGTTACCCGTCCGGTAACCTTGGGTGTATAGCGCATTGGAAAAGCAGTCAGGGAAACGCTTGCTGTCTGCCCAAGATGAACATCATCAATCTTGCTTGGCTCTACTCTGGCAGAAACAATCAGTCCGCTGTCCACAGGCACGATCTCCATCAGGGGCGCACCGCCCTGGATAACTCCTCCTTCAGTGCGCACATTCAGATTGACGACAATCCCTGATTCAGGAGCTTTTACCTCCAGACGTCTGGACGCATCTTCCACCGGGCGAAGCTGCTCTCGCAAATCTACAATAGCCTGCCTTACATTTCCTAGCTGCGAGGTTGCTTCTTCAGAATATCTTTTCTCAAGCTCCCTGATTTCAAGATGCAGTTCAGCTACCATCTCCTTTGCCTGCCTGGTTTGCGTTTTAAGCTCTTCAATTCGGGACTGGTTGGAGTTAAGCGTCCGTTGCAATTGCATTATATGCGAAATATCAATAAAACCGCCTTCAAGAAGAGGCTCTTTTGCGGCTATTTCCTCTTTTAACGATTCTATGGTATCCAGAATTGCCGACATTTGAGACTGATACCCCTCCTGCATGGACTGCTGCCTGGATATTCTGGATCTCAAAAGTGCGATCCTGCTGTTTTTGGCCTCCAGCCTTGACCTGAATATCATTTCCTCACTGCGCATGCTCTCAAGTACATCAGACATGTGTTGCCGTGCCAGAAGCTGCTCAGGCCAGCTTATTTCATCCCGACCCTCAACTTCTGCGACTATCCTGGCCTGCTGTGCCAGCAGAGAGTCCATCCTGGCCCTGTGCATGTCCCTTGTAGCAAGAACTCGCTCTCCATCAAGACGTAAGAGTACCTGCCCCATTTCCACAAAATCACCATCGCGCACCAGGATCTCCTTGACAATGCCCCCGTCAAGGTGCTGCACCTGTTTGCGATATGATTCTACAATTATGTCTCCAGGAGCTATCACTGCTCCCTTGAGCTTGGAGGTTGCAGCCCATCCACCAAGACCTCCGAAAAAAAGACCAATAAAAACAAAACCCATAATAATGACATTTCTCGAAGATGTTGGCAGGTCAACCTGTTCAGGTTTATTCTGTCCACTTTCTATAGCTTTGGTATTGCTTTGCATACACCTGACCTCTTGATTTTCCCTTTTAACTTTCTATGCCCGGCACTGCAGAACCATTAATCATTTCAGCAACGCCTCTGTTCAAATTGAGCACTTTATCAGCAACTTTGGACAATGCCTGATTATGCGAAATAATTATCACCAGCTTACCTCTTTTCTTCAACTTCATCAAAATATTTTTCAAAGCCTCTCGTCCAGGTTGATCAAGGTGGGAATCAGGTTCATCAAAAACCAGCAGCAACGGATCCCCATACAAGGCCCTGGCCATGATAACCCTTTGCTTCTGTCCACCGGAAAGAGCTACGCCCCCAGCTCCCACAGGCGTATCATACCCTTTTGGCAAACCAAGGATCATTTCATGAGCACCAGCTTCCCTGGCAGCTGTAACAACGCTGGGTGAATCCACATCTCCCAGCCTGGCAATATTTTCGGCAACTGTTCCTGAAAAAAGCTCTACTTCCTGGGGGACATAACCGACCATCTCGCCCAGTTGTTCCTGATCCATCTCAAATACATCCATGCCCCCCCACTCCACACTTCCGGAATCAGGCTTCCACAATCCAAGTAAAACTCTGGCCAGGGTTGACTTGCCTGCCCCGCTTGGACCGATAACTGCCAGTATCTCACCAGGGTTAAGGACAAAGGAAACATTGTTGAGGACCTGCTGTTCAGCAATGGTATGACTGACCTGCCTGGCCTCCAGAATATCCGGATCCTCCTTGATGGTAACATGGCCAATTTCATCTTTTTCAGGCATCATTTCATTCAGGCGTTTATAGGCAATCCTCGATTCCACAAGACTCTGCCATGCCGTACCCAGCATCATGATAGGAGCCAGACCTCTGCCCATAAACATAGCCGCTGCCACCATGGTACCAAGCGTTATCTCATGAAGTATGACCAGGTATCCTCCAGTAGACATAACAATAATAACTGTACTCATCATGATGCATTTGCTCATGCTTTGAAAAAAACCTGTTCTGGCTGCCAGTTTATCTTCATAATAGACATCTTTGTTATTGAAAAGTCTCCACCTGGCAGTCAGGGCCGGCAGCATGCCCATGGCATTGACTGTCTGGGCATTGCGCATGGCGGAACTCAAAAACTGATCCGTCTGGATTGATGACTGTGAGTGATCAGCCTTCATCCTGGACGTCATAACTTCCTGTATGACCACCAGCATAAAAAGGAGGAAAGCTCCTGCACAGGCCACATATCCCAGCCAGTGATGAAAAAGGAAAATCAAAGCCAGGAATACAGGCACCCAGGGAGCGTCAAAAAATGCAAATATCCCTGTCCCTCCCATAAAATTGCGAATGCTGTTAAGATCTTTCAGCCCTTGAGTATGTTTGGTTGAACCCGCTTCTACGGAATGATCAATCATCCGTCCAAATACTTTTCCAGCTACAACCTGGTCAAATTTGACCCCGGTCCTGACCAGAAGTTTGGAACGAATAACCTCAAGTATACCCATGACCACATAAGCCCCGATTACCCCGGCTGTTAGAAAAAAAAGTGTTTCTGTACTGCGGCTGGTCATAACCTTGTCAAACAGATTACGCAGATAAAGAATGTAGGACAGGTTCAGTACATTGATGAACAGGCTGAAGAAAAAACCCACCGCAAGGTATGGAA encodes:
- a CDS encoding TolC family protein, which encodes MNINSYKFILMAVGIIILLWPGWGMAGEDGSDDYSIVLNLEEAVKLGLERSPRIKAREFGVMSREAERKSARGQFLPRLSAGAGYNWVRSTYASGPTDSEFLEQNQHYWNVRLAQTLFAGMTIFNTYQKAKIDKEISELEKESTARQLIREIQYYFLHYLKAGEDVNSLESSIERLEVGIQAAKAFYESRLVPYVDVLHAEVELEETLQNLSRVRNEVKVHQTRLNSLLGLEHDLFVKYQGDIADIVPAPFTDLDLVISDALMKRTDLQFIKKNILSASREKQIARGRKLPTVNLEMSYSERTSEYLESGRDMFGQRYDRDQTNHYWNTGINVQWNFFSGGQQYYRGQSMDYEIKRLQQTLADTEASIITETKTAYLRLEEASNRFASTRKSIAAAKENYSMQEHRFRQRVGTIQDLLNAQVQLTRAEVNRNQALLDYQLALSELYFAMGERNYGLD
- a CDS encoding type I secretion system permease/ATPase — encoded protein: MKKYLVKFLPYLAVGFFFSLFINVLNLSYILYLRNLFDKVMTSRSTETLFFLTAGVIGAYVVMGILEVIRSKLLVRTGVKFDQVVAGKVFGRMIDHSVEAGSTKHTQGLKDLNSIRNFMGGTGIFAFFDAPWVPVFLALIFLFHHWLGYVACAGAFLLFMLVVIQEVMTSRMKADHSQSSIQTDQFLSSAMRNAQTVNAMGMLPALTARWRLFNNKDVYYEDKLAARTGFFQSMSKCIMMSTVIIVMSTGGYLVILHEITLGTMVAAAMFMGRGLAPIMMLGTAWQSLVESRIAYKRLNEMMPEKDEIGHVTIKEDPDILEARQVSHTIAEQQVLNNVSFVLNPGEILAVIGPSGAGKSTLARVLLGLWKPDSGSVEWGGMDVFEMDQEQLGEMVGYVPQEVELFSGTVAENIARLGDVDSPSVVTAAREAGAHEMILGLPKGYDTPVGAGGVALSGGQKQRVIMARALYGDPLLLVFDEPDSHLDQPGREALKNILMKLKKRGKLVIIISHNQALSKVADKVLNLNRGVAEMINGSAVPGIES
- a CDS encoding glycosyltransferase family 2 protein, whose product is MVLLLLFIVQKHSDDKLEIAKHIINNSLAIIPAYNEEDSVGKVVQGVRSYGLDVAVVNDQSADLTEAEAKSAGAVVLNLPVRLGAWGAIQTGLRYAIRRGYKYALTIDADGQHLPQSIPYLLAENIIDDYDVIIGSCPERVSRLRKIAWTWFRNISRAEFDDLTSGLRVYNRWSMRLMLDKRAYLFDYQDMGALLMMKKHGLKITEVPVEMSVRLKGHSRVFNNWLKVCKYMLVTSSLSASKFRQKCRKR
- a CDS encoding DUF2304 domain-containing protein → MLPVYNYFTAILGILTAGLIIYLIRRDSLSSNYVVWWFGVAAGLIFVGFFPKIVNFFGKLLGVGYPPVILIAVSWCLVLIKLLFMDIDRSRQERRIRILAQKLALYEQQAQSGQIKPGKDEK
- a CDS encoding type II secretion system F family protein yields the protein MEFEYKASTAEGKISHGKIFAEDEKRAVSKVHAMGLIPLSVHLPGAIEKPRKTLRLRAPSSGSDMKKAFSSLAALKLSLGRKVKNKDLIMFSEHLATMLKAGITLNKCLTILADLTENKAFAKVIQDVHNQIREGSTLHQALEKYPAVFPGVFVNMVRAGESGGVLEVVLQRVSEFLTEIQELKDYLISSMIYPAILGFTAIGSILIMLIIVVPRFAEIFTDMGIDLPMATQIMLVAGNFLQAWWWALFIAVLSLVAMFKYFVATPGGRDWWDRFKLGLPLIGPILLKVEIARFSKTLGTLLNSGVSILAAMNIVKGVVVNNSLKLMLDQVYDDLKQGRMLSSSLERHRVFPSLAVNMLGVGEESGNMPEMLEKVGDMYDKDLKAAIKSFTALFEPMVILVMGLVIGAMVVSMLLAIFSLNELGI
- a CDS encoding glycosyltransferase; protein product: MKILHIGKYFPPFHGGMENFLDDLVREQVRVGNEVLVLCHQHKRGCPTETCQSGSGAQIVRVAIMGVAAYAPVAPGFYQSLRKVLTEFKPDVVHVHMPNVSAFWLLFIKKSFKLVIHWHSDVVSSENEWKLRTLYPFYSLPETRLLAKADVIIPTSTPYLETSFPLKRFKKKCRVIPLGIKRNKFGSEMNHADSGSGCEGDEYIFSVGRFTYYKGFKYLIRACKDGYPGRLVIAGDGPLRADMQRLVQSSGLGSRVSLPGRLSHFELQQCFKKCRAFCLPSIERTEAFGVVLLEAMSLGKPLITTRVEGSGMNEVNVHNETGLVVEPADSVGLARAMNYMLQNRARAEEMGSRGRARLQEKFSIERVVWEVGKVY
- a CDS encoding HlyD family type I secretion periplasmic adaptor subunit, which translates into the protein MQSNTKAIESGQNKPEQVDLPTSSRNVIIMGFVFIGLFFGGLGGWAATSKLKGAVIAPGDIIVESYRKQVQHLDGGIVKEILVRDGDFVEMGQVLLRLDGERVLATRDMHRARMDSLLAQQARIVAEVEGRDEISWPEQLLARQHMSDVLESMRSEEMIFRSRLEAKNSRIALLRSRISRQQSMQEGYQSQMSAILDTIESLKEEIAAKEPLLEGGFIDISHIMQLQRTLNSNQSRIEELKTQTRQAKEMVAELHLEIRELEKRYSEEATSQLGNVRQAIVDLREQLRPVEDASRRLEVKAPESGIVVNLNVRTEGGVIQGGAPLMEIVPVDSGLIVSARVEPSKIDDVHLGQTASVSLTAFPMRYTPKVTGRVTYVSADKVEPRQQGMPPYYQVYVEFDHESLINAIGDESRLTPGMPAQVFIQTREKTVLGYLMTPITDSINRAFRE